A portion of the Algimonas porphyrae genome contains these proteins:
- a CDS encoding SDR family NAD(P)-dependent oxidoreductase, with protein sequence MAITFDNRVAIITGAGGGLGRSHALALAARGVKIVVNDLGGAVDGTGGSETMAQKVVTEIESMGGEAIANGANVTKQDEVEAMVAEAIERFGKVDILVNNAGILRDRSFSKMTLEDWKLVVDVHLHGSATCTKAVWNHMKENKFGRIVMTTSSSGMYGNFGQTNYGAAKAGLSGFMRTLCLEGAKYDIRVNTLSPTARSRMTEGLMPEEILEKLKVEPVSQGLVYLACDDAPNRVILAAGAGGYALTKVFETKGVNFAEEDATAENVAAHWDAIASNEGMEEFTNGGQQGAKFLTRIANGEFVK encoded by the coding sequence ATGGCCATAACTTTCGACAATCGCGTTGCGATCATTACCGGAGCCGGTGGGGGGCTAGGCCGCTCGCACGCACTGGCATTGGCCGCGCGCGGCGTGAAAATCGTCGTCAATGATCTGGGCGGCGCTGTGGACGGTACGGGCGGGTCCGAAACCATGGCGCAGAAGGTCGTGACTGAAATCGAATCGATGGGCGGCGAAGCCATCGCCAATGGCGCGAACGTAACCAAACAGGATGAGGTCGAGGCGATGGTGGCCGAGGCCATTGAGCGCTTTGGCAAGGTCGATATTCTCGTCAATAATGCCGGTATTCTGCGGGACCGGTCCTTCTCCAAGATGACCCTGGAAGATTGGAAACTCGTCGTGGATGTTCATCTGCACGGCTCGGCGACCTGCACCAAGGCGGTGTGGAACCACATGAAGGAAAACAAGTTCGGTCGCATCGTCATGACGACCAGCAGCTCGGGCATGTACGGCAATTTCGGTCAGACCAATTACGGCGCGGCCAAGGCGGGCCTGTCCGGCTTCATGCGCACGCTCTGCCTCGAAGGGGCGAAATACGACATCCGCGTGAACACGCTCTCGCCGACGGCACGGTCGCGCATGACGGAAGGGTTGATGCCGGAGGAAATTCTGGAAAAGCTGAAGGTCGAACCGGTCAGCCAGGGCCTCGTCTATCTGGCCTGCGATGACGCGCCCAACCGCGTTATCCTCGCCGCGGGCGCTGGCGGCTATGCGCTGACCAAAGTGTTCGAAACAAAAGGCGTCAATTTTGCCGAAGAGGACGCCACGGCTGAAAATGTTGCGGCCCATTGGGATGCGATCGCGTCCAATGAGGGCATGGAGGAATTCACGAATGGCGGGCAACAGGGCGCAAAATTCCTGACCCGCATTGCGAATGGAGAGTTCGTCAAATGA